One Mycolicibacterium fluoranthenivorans DNA segment encodes these proteins:
- a CDS encoding DUF4326 domain-containing protein, whose product MPNRVQRKRRAGEAGIPAGAVYVGRPTVFGNPFKVGADYKSVYVHDDINVHYRIPGGPDASALVQERAVALYRAWLDTGDIRGLTELPCAELPPILTRKRGQIIGELHTLAGRDLCCWCPPERACHASVLLELANNPAAPQRPLISTERTP is encoded by the coding sequence ATGCCTAATCGCGTGCAGCGGAAGCGCCGTGCCGGGGAGGCTGGTATCCCCGCCGGCGCCGTCTACGTAGGCCGCCCAACGGTGTTCGGCAACCCGTTCAAGGTCGGCGCCGACTACAAGTCCGTATACGTGCACGACGACATCAACGTGCACTACCGCATCCCCGGCGGGCCCGATGCCTCCGCCCTCGTCCAGGAGCGCGCCGTCGCCCTGTACCGGGCATGGCTCGACACCGGTGACATCCGCGGCCTGACGGAACTGCCCTGCGCCGAGCTGCCGCCCATCCTGACGCGCAAGCGTGGCCAAATCATCGGCGAACTCCACACGTTGGCTGGCCGGGATTTGTGCTGCTGGTGCCCACCCGAACGCGCCTGTCACGCATCGGTATTGCTGGAACTCGCCAACAACCCCGCCGCACCACAGCGCCCACTTATCAGCACAGAGAGGACACCATGA
- a CDS encoding HNH endonuclease — protein sequence MATKTRAQLYERAHGCCEICGIWGANNAHHRRNRSQGRLDTLSNLMLLCGSGTTGCHGWVTEHPEESITEGWTIPRGDRRVPADVKVSRFDRVLGARRLVLLDDDGGIEEAA from the coding sequence GTGGCGACGAAGACCCGGGCGCAGCTGTATGAACGCGCTCATGGCTGCTGCGAAATCTGCGGCATCTGGGGCGCCAACAACGCCCACCACCGACGCAACCGATCCCAAGGCCGCCTGGACACCCTATCGAATCTGATGCTGCTCTGCGGATCCGGCACCACCGGCTGCCACGGCTGGGTCACCGAGCACCCGGAGGAATCGATCACTGAGGGGTGGACGATCCCGCGTGGTGACCGGAGGGTGCCGGCGGATGTGAAGGTGTCGCGGTTCGACCGGGTATTGGGGGCGCGGCGCCTGGTGCTGCTCGACGATGACGGCGGAATCGAGGAAGCCGCATGA
- a CDS encoding DNA polymerase III subunit beta has product MKFGINSAALADAINAAISSIATKSTSPVMGGVLIEAQIGTVTLSSFNYDRATVRVVPADVMDTDTVLVSGRLLGAVAGNLPKKDTETTVTVDGNQLLIAAGRTVFQLPMMQVQDYPHLPAMASEDLIGTVDRDLFTEAVKVVGGFASNDVLPANLAALNMLCTPDQITLRATDRYIIGNRRIPWSGHEDKEISVAAADVLATIKALSDHTTGDVEVLFNGSMFGLRTKSTTVMTRVLELEEKERFPDTGRIMAWPQFFATATIPVEALQSMLKRAMSIADDLVAQVDLDVDDGLLSVTTTHSATGNISDELQVTHHGGHRKIAVSSRRLHAALAIIDDPMVTLAFRPEGLHLHLHPGEIDENLAQPDTDTIALVGGIYGARR; this is encoded by the coding sequence GTGAAATTCGGCATCAACTCCGCGGCCCTGGCCGACGCGATCAACGCTGCGATCAGTTCAATCGCAACGAAATCCACATCACCCGTCATGGGTGGTGTCCTGATCGAAGCGCAGATCGGCACCGTCACCCTGTCGAGCTTCAACTACGACCGCGCCACCGTTCGGGTGGTCCCGGCGGATGTGATGGACACCGACACAGTTCTCGTGTCCGGCCGGCTGCTGGGCGCGGTGGCCGGGAACCTCCCGAAGAAGGACACCGAAACCACGGTCACGGTGGACGGCAACCAGCTGTTGATTGCTGCTGGGCGCACCGTCTTCCAGCTCCCGATGATGCAGGTGCAGGACTACCCGCACCTACCCGCCATGGCCAGCGAGGATCTGATCGGAACGGTCGACCGCGATCTGTTCACCGAGGCCGTGAAGGTGGTGGGCGGGTTCGCCTCCAACGATGTCCTTCCCGCGAACCTCGCCGCCTTGAACATGCTATGCACACCCGACCAGATCACCCTGCGCGCGACAGACCGCTACATCATCGGCAACCGAAGGATCCCGTGGTCCGGGCACGAGGACAAGGAGATCAGCGTCGCGGCCGCCGACGTCTTGGCCACCATCAAAGCCCTCTCCGACCACACCACCGGCGACGTGGAGGTCCTGTTCAACGGATCCATGTTCGGTTTGCGCACCAAATCCACCACCGTCATGACCCGCGTCCTGGAACTGGAGGAGAAGGAACGCTTCCCGGACACCGGCCGGATCATGGCCTGGCCGCAGTTCTTCGCCACCGCCACCATCCCCGTGGAAGCGCTGCAGTCAATGCTGAAGCGGGCCATGTCGATCGCCGACGACCTCGTCGCCCAGGTCGACCTGGATGTCGACGACGGCCTCCTCTCAGTGACCACCACCCACAGCGCCACGGGCAACATCTCGGACGAGCTGCAGGTGACTCATCACGGCGGGCACCGCAAGATCGCAGTGTCGAGCCGGCGCCTGCACGCCGCCCTGGCCATCATCGACGACCCGATGGTCACGTTGGCGTTCCGCCCCGAAGGGCTGCATCTGCACCTGCACCCGGGGGAGATCGACGAGAACCTCGCCCAGCCGGACACCGACACCATCGCTTTGGTCGGCGGCATCTACGGGGCCCGCCGATGA
- a CDS encoding DNA cytosine methyltransferase, whose translation MLSIGSLFSGAGGLDMAVEQVFGGKVSWQCELEILHDEKGHPRMNPAGKVLRHRFPDAPNLGDITSVNWAAIPPVDVLCGGFPCQDVSAAGRRAGLGPETRSGLWAMYANAIAALRPKFVVIENVRGLLSAEAHRGVESADATVGDGAGGSALRAAGAVLGDLADLGYDAQWATVSAASVGAPHQRERVFMLAHPADAEGYGRQRLNDGASGKAARSRRQWLVSGGAGKPSSSDAASDGWDQGRAESEGIGGRPDVAQRSDADVALLPTPKSTDHKRNDSPSEHSRKSPALGAIEHYLPTPAAADAERGPDFARAARDGSGGDDLVTLCARATREIGSNWGRYEPSIRRWEYLTRPAPSPTEPNTKGNPRLAPAFPEWMMGWPVGWVTDVPGISRNDQLRIIGNGVCPQQAVAALHQLLPVIGCAA comes from the coding sequence ATGCTGAGCATCGGATCGTTGTTCTCGGGTGCTGGCGGCCTGGATATGGCCGTGGAGCAGGTGTTCGGCGGGAAGGTCTCGTGGCAGTGCGAGCTGGAGATCCTGCACGACGAGAAGGGCCATCCTCGGATGAACCCTGCGGGCAAGGTGCTCCGGCATCGGTTCCCGGATGCGCCGAACCTCGGCGACATCACATCCGTGAACTGGGCTGCCATCCCGCCGGTTGATGTGTTGTGCGGCGGGTTCCCGTGCCAGGACGTTTCTGCTGCTGGTAGGCGTGCGGGCCTCGGTCCGGAAACCCGATCTGGGTTGTGGGCCATGTACGCCAACGCTATTGCCGCGCTGCGGCCCAAGTTTGTGGTGATCGAGAATGTGAGAGGACTGCTCAGTGCCGAAGCCCATCGCGGAGTGGAATCCGCAGACGCAACTGTGGGAGACGGGGCAGGTGGATCTGCTCTCCGAGCAGCCGGCGCCGTTCTCGGAGACCTGGCCGACCTCGGGTATGACGCGCAGTGGGCAACTGTTTCCGCTGCCAGTGTCGGAGCCCCCCACCAGCGGGAGCGCGTCTTTATGCTCGCCCACCCTGCCGACGCCGAGGGCTATGGACGGCAACGCCTCAATGACGGCGCCAGCGGCAAGGCAGCACGTAGCCGACGGCAATGGCTCGTTAGCGGAGGTGCTGGGAAGCCATCTTCTTCCGACGCCGCGAGCGACGGATGGGACCAAGGGCGGGCCGAATCAGAGGGGATCGGCGGGCGACCTGATGTTGCCCAGCGCAGTGATGCAGATGTAGCCCTGCTCCCTACGCCGAAGTCCACCGACCACAAGCGCAACGATTCGCCCAGCGAGCACTCTCGGAAGTCCCCAGCTCTCGGGGCAATCGAGCACTACTTGCCGACTCCGGCCGCCGCCGACGCCGAACGTGGTCCCGACTTTGCGCGCGCAGCGCGCGACGGATCGGGCGGCGACGACCTCGTCACGCTGTGCGCCCGTGCGACTCGTGAAATCGGTTCGAACTGGGGCAGATACGAGCCCTCGATCCGCCGCTGGGAGTACTTGACTCGGCCCGCCCCGTCGCCGACAGAGCCCAACACTAAAGGCAATCCCCGCCTCGCACCCGCCTTCCCTGAGTGGATGATGGGCTGGCCTGTCGGCTGGGTTACTGATGTGCCTGGGATCTCCCGCAACGACCAGCTCCGCATCATCGGCAACGGCGTGTGCCCGCAGCAAGCCGTCGCCGCACTCCACCAGCTGCTCCCCGTAATCGGATGCGCGGCATGA
- a CDS encoding cytidine deaminase family protein translates to MTITDAQWTVLAEAAWETRANARLIGKTAVGAAVWSGRGWIYTGCNVEHKFRAHDVHAEVNALTTMTSAGDGPAVAIVIAAERDRFTPCGGCMDWIFELGGPGVLVTFQGTPGGQLDTLRADELMPHYPC, encoded by the coding sequence ATGACGATCACCGATGCGCAGTGGACCGTGCTGGCGGAAGCCGCATGGGAGACCCGCGCGAACGCCCGACTGATCGGTAAGACGGCCGTCGGCGCGGCGGTCTGGTCCGGGCGGGGCTGGATCTACACGGGCTGCAACGTCGAGCACAAGTTCCGTGCCCACGACGTACACGCCGAAGTCAACGCCCTCACCACGATGACATCCGCCGGCGACGGCCCCGCCGTCGCGATCGTCATCGCTGCCGAGCGTGACCGATTCACACCGTGCGGCGGCTGCATGGACTGGATCTTCGAACTCGGAGGCCCCGGCGTCTTGGTCACTTTCCAAGGCACTCCCGGTGGGCAGCTCGACACGCTGCGCGCCGACGAACTGATGCCTCACTACCCATGCTGA
- a CDS encoding YegP family protein yields MTDIPTVYVELIEEQPLAFGPWAEDHPGVDFRRDGGFHGLTGGQQQLIEAAYRDYLQRFQPFRWNAKGGNHEIVGQGERYFNRADAEHAIRLQYGQESSVYLVRDGEADELLRQAYPHTGLNGTTVIGPECFASADGDLIQWKGSAYGRYPDEYTPSSAFHVVVGGDNPAMDATVTAAADTEYVEYPLLRVREILERHQV; encoded by the coding sequence ATGACCGACATCCCGACCGTGTACGTCGAGTTGATCGAAGAACAACCGCTTGCGTTCGGCCCGTGGGCCGAGGATCACCCCGGCGTCGACTTTCGACGGGACGGTGGGTTCCATGGTCTCACCGGCGGTCAGCAGCAACTGATCGAGGCCGCGTACCGCGACTACCTGCAGCGATTCCAGCCGTTCCGCTGGAACGCCAAGGGCGGAAACCACGAGATCGTCGGCCAGGGCGAACGGTACTTCAATCGCGCTGACGCCGAGCATGCCATCCGGCTGCAGTACGGGCAGGAGTCCAGTGTCTACCTGGTACGTGACGGGGAAGCCGACGAACTCCTACGTCAGGCATACCCGCACACCGGGTTGAACGGCACCACGGTGATCGGCCCCGAATGCTTCGCCAGCGCCGACGGTGACCTCATCCAGTGGAAGGGCAGTGCGTACGGGCGATATCCCGATGAATACACGCCCAGCAGCGCCTTCCATGTCGTGGTCGGTGGAGACAACCCCGCCATGGATGCCACGGTCACAGCGGCCGCCGACACCGAGTACGTCGAATACCCGCTGCTGCGGGTCCGCGAGATCCTCGAAAGGCACCAGGTATGA
- a CDS encoding recombinase RecT, with protein sequence MTSTEIATTGDYKTSWSDQEIAMLRQVGIESAEPAELNLFFHICKRSGLDPFARQIYMIPRETDVKVRVEMENGNTRLETRRVVKQSIQTAIDGFRLIGMRAAAKAGVKVAHDPAVWAGEDGDWRQVFKGTPVAAQYVLRIADTPVATTVLFEEFAQFSGRGELTPMWKKSPCNQLSVRAEAACWRKAFPADFAGIELEGSDDPTVIDSDGTPVPRAERGGRGGSTIRDRAREATVVEGDITEPGKTTEQKQLSDGSRKKWQDRLNQLLVGADVTTPEQQLLVVGGLVGRTGLNSPADVDDVELQDAVTTLNKATKAGTVQQVVTDIINAADSAAAESEGTQTK encoded by the coding sequence ATGACCAGCACCGAGATCGCCACCACCGGCGACTACAAGACGTCGTGGAGTGATCAGGAAATCGCGATGCTCCGCCAGGTCGGCATCGAATCCGCCGAACCCGCAGAGCTCAATCTGTTCTTCCACATATGCAAGCGGTCCGGGCTGGACCCGTTCGCCCGCCAGATCTACATGATCCCCCGCGAGACCGATGTGAAGGTCCGCGTGGAGATGGAGAACGGCAACACCCGCCTGGAGACCCGGCGTGTGGTGAAGCAGTCCATCCAGACGGCGATCGACGGGTTCCGGCTGATCGGGATGCGCGCCGCAGCGAAAGCCGGGGTGAAGGTCGCCCACGACCCGGCGGTGTGGGCGGGGGAGGACGGGGACTGGCGGCAGGTGTTCAAGGGCACCCCGGTGGCCGCGCAGTACGTGCTGCGCATCGCAGACACACCGGTGGCCACCACGGTGCTGTTCGAAGAGTTCGCCCAGTTCTCCGGCCGCGGTGAGCTCACGCCGATGTGGAAGAAGTCGCCGTGCAACCAGTTGTCGGTGCGCGCGGAGGCGGCGTGCTGGCGCAAGGCGTTCCCCGCGGACTTCGCCGGCATCGAACTGGAGGGCAGCGATGACCCCACGGTCATCGACTCCGACGGCACCCCCGTCCCGCGCGCTGAGCGCGGCGGCCGCGGTGGCTCCACGATCCGGGATCGGGCCCGCGAAGCCACCGTCGTCGAAGGCGACATCACCGAACCCGGGAAAACCACCGAGCAGAAGCAGCTGAGCGACGGATCCAGGAAGAAGTGGCAGGACCGCCTCAACCAACTGCTCGTCGGCGCCGACGTCACGACACCCGAGCAGCAGCTCCTGGTCGTCGGTGGTCTCGTCGGCCGGACCGGCCTGAACAGCCCCGCCGATGTCGACGACGTCGAACTGCAGGACGCCGTCACCACCCTCAACAAGGCGACGAAAGCCGGGACCGTGCAGCAGGTCGTCACCGACATCATCAACGCCGCCGACTCTGCGGCGGCCGAATCCGAAGGGACTCAGACGAAATGA
- a CDS encoding YqaJ viral recombinase family protein, which yields MTLTAGVFRPGQPGYIAPGTDEWLQCITPSKVAAILGVSRWESPYSLWHRMNGSLPPSEPKDIYQVGHDYEASAANRWRSRNPGWTLSRGELQFVIPAEQFGFPVLATLDRRATRNKVQHCVEFKLARDLSDMEKWGDNFTGDCPEDYWTQVQAQMLFTGLTKRPGQLLALGPFWNEGLYTIPFDPPTGAYIVTKCLEFWESVQAGVEPDLDNTVPTYECVRSQHPGIVTASEAPIPEDLAAEYHEAVAAKKAAEERERFAKTRVLDLMGDSQFATTNGVKIARRQPSRGAVALYAVKPPKAQEEVA from the coding sequence ATGACCCTCACCGCAGGAGTCTTCCGGCCCGGCCAGCCCGGCTACATCGCACCCGGCACCGACGAATGGTTGCAGTGCATCACCCCGTCGAAAGTCGCCGCCATCCTGGGTGTTTCACGGTGGGAGTCGCCGTACTCGCTGTGGCACCGCATGAACGGGTCGCTGCCGCCGAGTGAGCCGAAGGACATCTACCAGGTCGGGCACGACTACGAGGCGTCCGCGGCGAACCGGTGGCGCTCCCGCAACCCCGGCTGGACCCTGTCCCGCGGGGAGCTGCAGTTCGTCATCCCCGCCGAACAGTTCGGGTTCCCCGTCCTGGCGACACTCGACCGTCGGGCCACCCGAAACAAGGTGCAGCACTGCGTGGAATTCAAACTCGCACGCGACCTTTCGGACATGGAGAAGTGGGGCGACAACTTCACCGGTGACTGCCCCGAGGACTACTGGACGCAGGTCCAGGCGCAGATGCTGTTCACCGGCCTCACCAAACGCCCCGGGCAGCTGCTCGCGCTGGGCCCGTTCTGGAACGAAGGTCTCTACACCATCCCGTTCGACCCGCCGACTGGTGCATACATCGTCACTAAGTGCCTGGAGTTCTGGGAGTCCGTGCAGGCCGGCGTCGAACCCGATCTGGACAACACCGTCCCCACCTATGAGTGTGTCCGGTCCCAGCACCCCGGCATCGTCACCGCATCCGAAGCCCCGATCCCCGAAGATCTCGCGGCTGAGTATCACGAGGCTGTGGCGGCGAAAAAGGCTGCGGAGGAACGGGAACGGTTCGCCAAGACCCGCGTCCTGGACCTGATGGGCGACTCGCAGTTCGCCACCACCAACGGTGTGAAGATCGCCCGCCGTCAGCCCAGCCGCGGCGCCGTAGCCCTGTACGCCGTGAAACCCCCCAAAGCGCAGGAAGAAGTCGCATGA
- a CDS encoding DUF732 domain-containing protein: MSEKSSYPFNGIDIPRVLQELDLRDAQSRRRPRTRLGRAARWFFSLGSLSLMGIGALIGVVLVLLSTPEARADAADDAAFLSVLAAEGFTYDHGKSAGVIANGHRVCELLLAGAAPFDIVTAIDRAEPKIGRNDAAQFAALANAVFCPQFGTEAVQA, encoded by the coding sequence ATGAGCGAGAAGAGTAGCTACCCGTTCAACGGAATCGATATTCCGCGCGTACTTCAGGAGCTCGATCTGCGGGACGCGCAGTCGCGTCGCCGGCCGCGCACCCGGTTAGGGCGTGCTGCACGTTGGTTCTTCAGCCTCGGATCGCTCAGCCTCATGGGCATCGGCGCGCTGATCGGTGTCGTCCTCGTGCTGCTGTCCACCCCGGAGGCCCGCGCCGATGCAGCTGACGATGCCGCGTTCCTGTCGGTGCTCGCCGCTGAAGGCTTCACCTACGACCACGGTAAATCGGCCGGCGTCATCGCGAACGGGCACCGTGTCTGTGAACTCCTGTTGGCCGGGGCGGCGCCGTTCGACATTGTCACCGCGATCGACCGGGCAGAACCGAAGATCGGCCGCAACGATGCCGCCCAGTTCGCCGCCCTCGCGAACGCTGTCTTCTGCCCCCAGTTCGGCACCGAAGCGGTGCAAGCGTGA
- a CDS encoding BRO family protein — MSELNGKGSLVPFNYGDTQVRVVVIDGYPEFVLADLCKVLSLSNPSVVAQRLDSDALRHAYPIADAKGRIQHATLVNESGMYEVIFRSDKPEAITFRRWVTGTLLPEVRRTGSFNAQPALAGPELMAAGYAEAMKTLEARDARIFQLEQKNTTDAPKVSYVDTYVTDADLLSFSTVASTNGVTEKWLRQLLIEKDWIYCQSDSRWSEKEQKKVTRNRYSEKSDKKRYFRRVEVHEAPRFRGSEVMHTLKITPQGAEAIARLVAKEQAA; from the coding sequence GTGTCAGAACTCAATGGTAAGGGATCGCTCGTTCCGTTCAACTACGGAGACACCCAGGTACGCGTCGTCGTCATCGACGGATATCCAGAGTTCGTGCTCGCCGATCTGTGCAAGGTGCTCAGCCTGAGCAATCCGAGCGTCGTCGCTCAGCGTCTCGACTCTGATGCCCTAAGGCACGCTTACCCCATCGCGGACGCGAAGGGTCGCATCCAGCATGCAACTCTCGTCAACGAATCGGGCATGTACGAGGTCATCTTTCGCAGCGACAAGCCAGAAGCCATCACCTTCCGTCGCTGGGTCACTGGAACGCTCCTCCCTGAGGTTCGCCGGACCGGATCTTTCAACGCACAACCCGCCCTTGCCGGTCCTGAGTTGATGGCAGCCGGATATGCCGAGGCGATGAAGACGCTGGAGGCGCGTGACGCGCGAATCTTCCAGTTGGAGCAGAAGAATACGACTGATGCACCGAAGGTGTCGTATGTCGACACCTACGTCACCGATGCAGACCTCCTTTCGTTCTCCACTGTTGCTTCGACAAATGGAGTCACTGAGAAGTGGCTGCGCCAACTTCTCATCGAAAAAGACTGGATCTACTGCCAATCCGACTCGCGATGGTCGGAGAAGGAGCAGAAGAAGGTCACTCGCAATCGATACAGCGAGAAATCCGACAAGAAGAGGTACTTCCGCAGGGTCGAGGTCCATGAGGCGCCGCGGTTCCGTGGTTCCGAGGTGATGCACACCTTGAAGATCACGCCGCAGGGTGCCGAGGCCATCGCACGCCTGGTCGCCAAGGAGCAGGCCGCATGA
- a CDS encoding GIY-YIG nuclease family protein has protein sequence MAPHYVYRVYDENDQLIYVGCTVNLFGRLKSHELNSWWAYQARRVVSKVYADKWSGRAAENAAIRAEKPRWNLFGRGSRENWTAAEYVDYVTASTNLSEPMTPSRLKRLEKLGRHYRFRFGHDIPVQIPDLQTA, from the coding sequence ATGGCCCCGCACTACGTCTATCGGGTGTACGACGAAAACGACCAGCTCATCTATGTGGGTTGCACCGTCAATCTCTTTGGCCGGCTGAAGTCCCACGAGCTGAACTCGTGGTGGGCATACCAGGCGCGCCGGGTGGTCAGCAAGGTGTATGCCGACAAGTGGAGTGGCCGTGCTGCCGAGAATGCAGCGATCCGCGCCGAGAAGCCTCGTTGGAATCTGTTTGGCCGCGGAAGTCGTGAGAACTGGACCGCAGCTGAGTACGTCGACTACGTCACTGCGTCTACGAACCTCTCCGAACCGATGACTCCATCGCGGCTCAAGCGCCTTGAAAAACTCGGGCGCCACTACCGCTTTCGTTTCGGCCACGACATCCCCGTGCAGATTCCCGATCTTCAGACCGCCTGA
- a CDS encoding helix-turn-helix domain-containing protein codes for MPKPTPIKSGRYAKQRPAVPIPMVTIATLRKAKGLTLQAICDHINEELGLKVDRGTISAIELGHRRASTQMLAAIAEALGIHPTDVDTAYEPRERRSGVVA; via the coding sequence ATGCCCAAGCCAACTCCGATCAAGTCCGGTCGGTACGCCAAGCAAAGGCCGGCGGTGCCAATCCCGATGGTCACGATCGCGACCCTCCGGAAGGCCAAGGGGCTCACATTGCAGGCCATCTGCGACCACATCAATGAGGAACTGGGGCTCAAGGTTGACCGGGGGACGATTTCAGCGATCGAGCTCGGGCACCGGCGCGCCAGCACTCAGATGCTGGCCGCGATAGCGGAGGCGCTCGGAATCCACCCCACTGATGTTGATACCGCCTACGAGCCTCGTGAGCGACGCTCTGGGGTGGTGGCGTGA
- a CDS encoding tyrosine-type recombinase/integrase translates to MASIRKVDRKDGTVAHTVLFRLENRQRALAFNDTLSAEAFRAAIEAHGPLRAMEMHGLNPTPRRENHKTELTVADWVRTHIDALTGIEQYTLDKYEEYLRSDITARPIGSIPLAKLRESDIATWVDSLAAGGGTGRRARPNGPKTIANKHGFLSAALNTAVKAGHIPSNPAAGRRLPKRKASQDHEMRMLTVDEYDALRTATPPPWQPMLEFMVASGMRWGEVAALQPKHVDIRQGTVRVRQAWKYSPSSGYTLGPPKTKRSRRTINLPADVIDALDLSGDWVFTNQRDGGPVRYWAFRRYVWDSAVAAAGLDPVPTPHDLRHTCASWMLAAGQPITTVSRVLGHENISVTADIYTDVDRTSFKAAADVMAALLKGRSDDDQ, encoded by the coding sequence ATGGCGTCCATCCGCAAGGTCGACCGCAAGGACGGCACCGTCGCGCACACCGTCCTGTTCCGACTCGAAAACCGCCAACGCGCACTCGCCTTCAACGACACCCTCTCCGCCGAAGCCTTCCGCGCCGCCATCGAAGCCCACGGCCCACTACGCGCCATGGAGATGCACGGACTCAACCCCACCCCGCGACGCGAAAACCACAAGACCGAACTCACCGTCGCCGACTGGGTACGCACCCACATCGACGCACTGACCGGAATCGAGCAGTACACCCTCGACAAATACGAGGAATACCTGCGCTCCGACATCACCGCCCGGCCGATCGGATCCATCCCCCTGGCCAAACTGCGCGAGTCCGATATCGCCACCTGGGTCGACTCACTAGCCGCCGGCGGCGGCACCGGCCGCCGCGCGCGCCCCAACGGCCCCAAGACCATCGCCAACAAACACGGCTTCCTGTCGGCAGCCCTGAACACCGCGGTCAAAGCCGGCCACATCCCATCCAACCCGGCCGCCGGCCGGCGCCTACCCAAGCGCAAGGCCAGCCAGGACCACGAGATGCGGATGCTCACCGTCGACGAGTACGACGCGCTGCGCACCGCCACACCACCGCCCTGGCAGCCCATGCTCGAGTTCATGGTCGCCTCAGGAATGCGATGGGGCGAAGTCGCCGCCCTGCAACCCAAGCACGTCGACATCCGGCAGGGCACCGTACGCGTCCGGCAGGCATGGAAGTACTCACCCAGCAGCGGCTACACCCTCGGCCCACCGAAGACGAAACGGTCCCGCCGCACCATCAACCTGCCCGCCGACGTCATCGATGCCCTGGACCTCTCCGGGGACTGGGTGTTCACCAACCAGCGCGACGGCGGCCCCGTGCGGTACTGGGCGTTCCGCCGCTACGTGTGGGACTCCGCGGTCGCCGCAGCCGGACTCGACCCGGTACCCACCCCACACGACCTCAGGCACACCTGCGCCTCATGGATGCTCGCCGCCGGACAACCCATCACCACCGTGTCGAGGGTGCTTGGCCACGAGAACATCTCAGTGACCGCCGACATCTACACCGACGTCGACCGCACCTCATTCAAAGCCGCCGCCGACGTCATGGCCGCACTCCTCAAAGGCCGCTCCGACGACGATCAGTAG
- the glpR gene encoding gephyrin-like molybdotransferase receptor GlpR: MPSIPQSLLWISLVVLWLFVLVPMLVSKRDTVRRTSDVALATRVLNTGRNARLRRRGRPAGGHHSDPEWQPAEDEYVGDLDGADDLEGDRAEQPVRRAVVLAAAAPEVSESDYLDVDIVEEDSGALPIGKSFGNESFGKDEPQTEELPLDFGDSVAEPADEPVAEAAEGTEAAEDEVEDEPADDLSDGADDDYEYIDDTSGLEAEAETGADSLSAARRNRFESKTAQAVSARKYTFRKRVLSVMAVLLVGTALLPFLLGPSAWWLCGAVGAVTVLYLAYLRRQTRIEEQLRRRRAHRMMRSRLGVENTTDQEYDVVPARLRRPGAAVLEIDDEDPIFEHLEYTRAARSWDLPRAAGQ; encoded by the coding sequence ATGCCAAGCATCCCCCAATCTCTGTTGTGGATCTCCCTCGTCGTGCTCTGGCTCTTTGTTCTGGTGCCGATGCTGGTGAGTAAACGCGACACCGTCCGCCGCACCAGCGATGTCGCCTTGGCGACGCGGGTGCTCAACACGGGCCGTAACGCGCGCCTGCGGCGGCGCGGGCGCCCCGCCGGCGGGCACCACAGTGACCCCGAATGGCAACCGGCCGAGGACGAGTACGTCGGCGACCTGGACGGCGCGGACGACCTGGAAGGCGACCGCGCCGAGCAGCCCGTACGCCGCGCGGTGGTGCTGGCCGCGGCAGCGCCGGAGGTTTCCGAGTCGGACTATCTGGACGTGGACATCGTCGAAGAGGACTCCGGCGCCCTGCCGATCGGGAAGTCGTTCGGCAACGAGTCGTTCGGCAAAGACGAGCCCCAAACCGAGGAATTGCCCTTGGATTTCGGTGACTCCGTCGCCGAGCCTGCGGACGAACCCGTCGCCGAGGCAGCTGAGGGCACGGAGGCCGCCGAGGATGAGGTCGAGGACGAACCGGCCGACGATCTGTCCGACGGTGCCGACGACGACTACGAGTACATCGACGACACGTCGGGACTGGAAGCCGAGGCCGAGACCGGGGCCGACTCCCTGTCGGCGGCGCGGCGCAACCGCTTCGAGTCGAAGACCGCCCAGGCGGTCAGCGCCCGCAAGTACACCTTCCGCAAGCGCGTGCTGTCGGTCATGGCGGTGCTCCTGGTGGGGACCGCATTGCTCCCGTTCCTGCTCGGCCCGAGTGCGTGGTGGCTGTGCGGAGCGGTCGGCGCGGTGACCGTGCTGTATCTGGCCTACCTGCGCCGCCAGACCCGCATCGAGGAGCAGCTGCGCCGCCGGCGTGCACACCGGATGATGCGGTCGCGGTTGGGTGTGGAGAACACCACCGACCAGGAGTACGACGTGGTGCCGGCCCGGCTGCGCCGTCCCGGTGCGGCGGTCCTGGAGATCGACGACGAGGACCCGATCTTCGAGCATCTGGAGTACACCAGAGCCGCCCGGAGCTGGGATCTGCCCCGCGCGGCGGGGCAATGA